In one window of Bradysia coprophila strain Holo2 chromosome IV unlocalized genomic scaffold, BU_Bcop_v1 contig_106, whole genome shotgun sequence DNA:
- the LOC119070812 gene encoding chromobox protein homolog 1-like, with the protein MRDKRKRNHSKTAGCSEFKKIIGHRTRGERTYYKVQWEGQQLHTWELEKNLDADKVAEYKRKTASGEQSPPETKEKPRIGFQRGLEPKRIVGMYEVGETNALMFKIEWNGCKTRDLVTVDEAKEKCPQLVIEFYEKRISWV; encoded by the exons ATG CGTGACAAGCGAAAGAGAAATCACTCAAAAACAGCGGGCTGTTCGGAGTTCAAGAAAATCATAGGCCATCGAACAAGAGGCGAAAGG ACGTATTACAAGGTGCAATGGGAAGGGCAACAATTGCACACATGGGAATTGGAAAAAAACCTGGATGCTGACAAAGTTGCCGAATACAAACGAAAAACAGCTTCTGGTGAACAATCTCCTCcagaaacgaaagaaaaaccgAGGATTGGCTTTCAACGTGGTCTGGAGCCGAAACGCATTGTTG GTATGTACGAAGTGGGTGAGACCAATGCACTTATGttcaaaattgaatggaaCGGATGCAAGACACGTGATTTGGTTACTGTGGACGAGGCGAAGGAGAAATGTCCACAACTTGTGATCGAATTCTATGAGAAACGGATCTCTTGGGTCTGA